Proteins encoded together in one Rhizobacter sp. J219 window:
- a CDS encoding MFS transporter produces the protein MSNATSHALNGRKVALWLVLLAAAGTFSLTMGARQSMGLFLNTLNTHTGLGLASISLAFAFGQLWWGLTQPFAGMVADRVGAGRVLVTGVVLIAIGTAMVPFMTTTAGLVLAIGVLAAGGAGMAGPAVLMAATTRLVPAEKRGMASGIVNAGGSFGQFLFAPLAQAITAAASWVVALQSLAVITLLALPAAWVLRGSAQQAAVAGAAPVKKETTREAIGRAVRDPSYLMLCAGFFVCGFHVAFIATHLPGVVASCQLPPALGAWALGVIGLFNIVGSVAMGWAVGFQGGRWRMKSLLSLVYATRAVAVLLFLLAPKTEFTLLVFAAVIGVTYLSTVPPTAGLVAKFFGPAHMATLFGLVMLAHQIGGFLGAYLGGKSFEWTGSYNWMWYVDIVLAVGAALIHLPIREASSAVPAVQPAKA, from the coding sequence ATGAGTAACGCGACGAGCCATGCGCTGAACGGCCGCAAGGTGGCCTTGTGGCTGGTGTTGCTGGCGGCCGCCGGCACTTTTTCGTTGACGATGGGCGCGCGCCAGTCGATGGGCCTCTTCCTCAACACGCTCAACACGCACACCGGCCTGGGCCTCGCGAGCATCAGCCTGGCGTTTGCGTTCGGACAGCTGTGGTGGGGGCTCACGCAGCCGTTTGCCGGCATGGTGGCCGACCGTGTGGGCGCCGGGCGGGTGCTGGTGACGGGAGTGGTGCTGATCGCGATCGGCACGGCGATGGTGCCCTTCATGACGACGACGGCCGGCCTGGTGCTCGCGATCGGCGTGCTGGCGGCGGGTGGTGCGGGCATGGCCGGTCCGGCCGTGCTGATGGCCGCGACCACGCGGCTGGTGCCGGCCGAAAAGCGCGGCATGGCCTCGGGCATCGTGAACGCAGGGGGCTCTTTCGGCCAGTTCCTTTTTGCGCCGCTCGCGCAGGCCATCACCGCGGCGGCGAGCTGGGTCGTCGCCTTGCAGAGCCTGGCGGTCATCACCTTGCTGGCCTTGCCGGCCGCCTGGGTGCTGCGCGGCTCGGCACAACAGGCGGCCGTCGCAGGCGCAGCACCGGTGAAGAAGGAGACCACGCGCGAGGCGATCGGCCGTGCGGTGCGCGACCCGAGCTACCTGATGCTGTGCGCCGGCTTCTTCGTCTGCGGCTTTCACGTCGCCTTCATCGCGACGCACCTGCCCGGTGTGGTGGCCTCGTGCCAGCTGCCACCGGCGCTCGGTGCATGGGCGCTCGGCGTCATCGGGCTCTTCAACATCGTCGGAAGTGTGGCGATGGGCTGGGCGGTCGGTTTCCAGGGCGGGCGCTGGCGCATGAAGTCGCTCTTGTCGCTGGTGTATGCGACGCGGGCGGTGGCGGTGCTGCTGTTCCTGCTGGCGCCCAAGACCGAGTTCACGCTGCTGGTGTTCGCGGCGGTGATCGGTGTCACCTATCTCTCGACCGTGCCGCCGACGGCGGGCCTGGTCGCCAAGTTCTTCGGCCCGGCCCACATGGCCACGCTCTTCGGCCTGGTGATGCTGGCGCACCAGATCGGCGGCTTCCTCGGCGCGTATCTCGGTGGCAAGTCCTTCGAGTGGACCGGCAGCTACAACTGGATGTGGTACGTCGACATCGTGCTCGCCGTCGGCGCGGCACTCATCCACCTGCCGATCCGCGAAGCCTCTTCGGCGGTGCCTGCGGTGCAGCCTGCCAAGGCCTGA
- a CDS encoding MarR family winged helix-turn-helix transcriptional regulator: MTTRTTAPRGCTNFKLRQLTRTVSRRYDAAVAASGLKTTQYSLLSHIGAMEPVRPSDLATKMNLEVSTLSRNLQPLVAQGWVTQGPGPDARTRLVALTEAGRAKRSEAQRLWKQAQLSLNDTLGEARVAQLHQLIDDCLAVIGSDEEGAGDE; encoded by the coding sequence ATGACCACCCGGACCACCGCCCCACGCGGCTGCACCAACTTCAAGCTGCGCCAGCTCACCCGCACGGTAAGCCGCCGCTACGACGCGGCGGTGGCGGCCAGTGGCCTCAAGACCACGCAGTACTCGCTGCTCTCGCACATCGGCGCGATGGAGCCGGTGCGCCCGTCGGACCTGGCGACCAAGATGAACCTCGAGGTGTCGACGCTGTCGCGCAACCTGCAGCCGCTCGTCGCACAGGGCTGGGTGACGCAGGGCCCAGGCCCCGATGCACGCACGCGGCTGGTGGCGCTGACCGAGGCCGGCCGCGCCAAGCGCAGCGAGGCGCAGCGCCTGTGGAAACAAGCGCAGCTGAGCCTGAACGACACCCTCGGCGAGGCGCGCGTGGCGCAGCTGCACCAATTGATCGACGACTGCCTGGCCGTGATCGGCTCAGATGAAGAAGGAGCTGGCGATGAGTAA
- a CDS encoding PaaI family thioesterase — MAEPTLTPEQTLAAWEADEASVRARRGALGVIRPEQVAGKAGIEVFDAMFSGELPQPHIGETLDFLPVFVEPGRAIFQGRPRRAHYNPLGTVHGGWFATLLDSCVACAVHSSLPAGKSYTTVELKINIVRALTEHVPLVRAEGKVIHLGRSMGTAEGRLYGHDGKLYAHASTTCFILDAR; from the coding sequence ATGGCCGAACCCACCCTCACTCCTGAACAGACCCTCGCCGCCTGGGAGGCCGACGAAGCCTCGGTTCGTGCGCGCCGCGGCGCGCTCGGCGTGATCCGCCCCGAGCAGGTGGCGGGCAAGGCCGGCATCGAGGTGTTCGACGCGATGTTCTCCGGCGAGCTGCCGCAGCCGCACATCGGCGAGACGCTCGATTTCCTGCCGGTCTTCGTGGAACCGGGCCGCGCCATCTTCCAGGGCCGCCCGCGCCGCGCGCACTACAACCCGCTCGGCACCGTGCACGGCGGCTGGTTCGCGACACTGCTCGATTCGTGCGTGGCGTGCGCCGTCCACTCCTCATTGCCGGCGGGCAAGAGCTACACCACCGTCGAACTGAAGATCAACATCGTGCGGGCGTTGACGGAGCACGTGCCACTGGTGCGCGCGGAGGGCAAGGTCATTCACCTCGGGCGCAGCATGGGCACCGCCGAGGGCCGCCTCTATGGCCACGACGGCAAGCTGTACGCTCACGCCTCGACCACCTGTTTCATCCTCGATGCGAGATGA
- the gloA gene encoding lactoylglutathione lyase: MRILHTMLRVGNLQRSIDFYTKVMGMQLLRTTDRPEQQYSLAFLGYGRNPEHAEIELTYNYGVDQYELGSAYGHIAIEVPDAYAACDKIRANGGAVTREAGPVKGGTTVIAFVTDPDGYKIELIERQPGH, from the coding sequence ATGCGAATCCTCCACACCATGCTGCGCGTCGGAAACCTGCAGCGCTCGATCGACTTCTACACGAAGGTGATGGGCATGCAACTGCTGCGCACCACCGACCGCCCCGAACAGCAGTACTCGCTCGCCTTCCTCGGCTACGGTCGCAACCCCGAGCACGCCGAGATCGAGCTGACCTACAACTACGGCGTCGACCAATACGAGCTCGGCAGCGCCTACGGCCACATCGCGATCGAAGTGCCCGATGCCTACGCCGCCTGCGACAAGATCCGCGCCAACGGCGGTGCGGTCACACGCGAAGCCGGCCCAGTGAAAGGCGGCACGACCGTGATCGCCTTCGTCACCGACCCCGACGGCTACAAGATCGAACTGATCGAGCGCCAGCCCGGGCACTGA